The proteins below come from a single Peromyscus leucopus breed LL Stock chromosome 13, UCI_PerLeu_2.1, whole genome shotgun sequence genomic window:
- the LOC114697827 gene encoding intestinal-type alkaline phosphatase 1, translating into MQGDRVLLLFLLGLRIQLSFGVIPVEEENPAFWNQKAAEALDVAKKLQPIQTSAKNLIIFLGDGMGVPTVTATRILKGQMGSHLGPETPLAMDRFPYMALSKTYNVDRQVPDSAGTATAYLCGVKANYKTIGLSAAARFDQCNTTFGNEVISVMYRAKKAGKSVGVVTTTRVQHASPAGTYAHTVNRNWYSDAEMPPSAVQEGCKDIATQLVSNMDIDVILGGGRKFMFPKGTPDPEYPNDTAQDGTRLDGQDLVQAWLARHQGARYVWNRTELFQASEDPAVTYLMGLFEPAEMKYDIYRDPTQDPSLAEMTEVAVRMLSRNPRGFYLFVEGGRIDQGHHEGTAYLALTEAVMFDSAIDKADQLTSEQDTMILVTADHSHVFSFGGYTLRGTSIFGLAPANALDGKSYTSILYGNGPGYVLDSGDRPNVNSTQSGDPTYQQQAAVPLSSETHGGEDVAIFARGPQAHLVHGVQEQNYIAHVMAFAGCLEPYTDCGLAPPAGQSSTTTPGQTTTTRGQRETQVTNSAVGQATVLLSLQLLVSTLLLVGTVMVTS; encoded by the exons ATGCAGGGAGACCgggtgctgctgctgttcttgttgGGTCTCAGGATACAACTCTCCTTTGGTGTCATCCCAG TGGAGGAAGAAAATCCAGCCTTCTGGAACCAAAAGGCAGCCGAGGCCCTGGATGTTGCCAAGAAGCTGCAGCCCATTCAGACATCAGCCAAGAACCTCATCATCTTCCTGGGGGACG GGATGGGGGTGCCCACAGTGACAGCCACCAGGATCCTAAAAGGACAGATGGGAAGCCATCTAGGACCTGAGACACCCCTAGCCATGGACCGCTTCCCATACATGGCTCTGTCCAAG ACATACAACGTGGACAGACAGGTCCCAGACAGTGCAGGCACAGCCACCGCCTATCTCTGTGGGGTCAAGGCCAACTACAAGACCATTGGCTTGAGCGCAGCTGCCCGATTCGACCAGTGCAACACCACATTTGGCAACGAGGTCATCTCAGTGATGTATCGGGCAAAGAAAGCAG GAAAGTCTGTGGGAGTGGTGACCACCACCAGGGTGCAGCACGCCTCTCCAGCTGGCACCTACGCGCACACGGTGAACCGTAACTGGTACTCGGATGCAGAAATGCCTCCTTCTGCGGTGCAGGAGGGCTGCAAGGACATTGCCACACAACTCGTTTCCAACATGGACATTGAT GTGATTCTCGGTGGAGGTCGCAAGTTCATGTTTCCCAAGGGGACACCAGACCCTGAATACCCAAATGACACTGCCCAAGATGGAACCAGGCTGGATGGACAGGACCTCGTGCAAGCGTGGCTGGCAAGGCACCAG GGGGCCCGGTATGTTTGGAACCGCACGGAGCTCTTTCAGGCGTCCGAGGATCCCGCAGTGACTTACCTCATGG GCCTCTTTGAACCAGCAGAAATGAAATATGACATCTACCGAGACCCTACCCAGGACCCCTCCCTGGCGGAGATGACAGAGGTGGCCGTGCGCATGCTGAGCAGGAACCCCCGAGGCTTCTACCTCTTTGTGGAAG GGGGCCGTATTGACCAAGGCCATCATGAGGGCACGGCCTACCTGGCATTGACTGAGGCTGTCATGTTCGACTCAGCCATTGATAAAGCGGACCAGCTCACCAGTGAGCAGGACACGATGATCCTTGTCACTGCTGACCACTCCCACGTCTTCTCCTTTGGTGGCTACACACTTCGGGGGACCTCCATCTTCG GTCTGGCTCCAGCCAATGCTCTAGACGGCAAGTCCTACACTTCCATTCTCTACGGCAACGGCCCGGGCTACGTGCTTGATTCAGGAGACCGGCCCAATGTCAACAGTACTCAGAGTG GTGACCCCACGTACCAGCAGCAGGCGGCTGTACCGCTGTCCTCGGAGACCCACGGCGGGGAGGACGTGGCGATATTCGCGCGTGGCCCGCAGGCACACCTGGTGCACGGAGTGCAGGAGCAGAACTACATCGCGCACGTCATGGCCTTTGCAGGCTGCCTGGAGCCCTACACCGACTGCGGCCTGGCGCCCCCTGCCGGCCAGAGCAGCACCACCACCCCGGGccagaccaccaccaccaggggCCAGAGAGAGACTCAAGTTACAAATAGCGCAGTCGGCCAGGCCACTGTCTTGCTGTCCCTGCAACTGCTGGTCAGCACACTGCTATTAGTAGGGACCGTCATGGTGACATCCTGA